A single region of the Thermoflexus sp. genome encodes:
- a CDS encoding lipoate--protein ligase family protein translates to MVAGSPVPTVSFPTACWRLLWSPPADGATNMAIDVAIVEAVAEGEAPPTLRFYRWDPPCLSLGRRQPVDEVDLTRCRMDGVEVVRRPTGGRAILHAGELTYSLVFPETDPRAAGGVLETFRRFAEAFVQALRDLGISGVALAPRLDPAARGDGFVCFETPTDYEVTIGGRKIMGSAQWRHRGVVLQHGSLPLEGDPGAIAAYLRNGPDPERLRRRAITLREAAGRPVTFEEAAAAIVAAFRRLLAIEAQPGALTPEERRRIPEWRERLSVLRQAGVRSAELF, encoded by the coding sequence ATGGTTGCAGGATCGCCTGTCCCGACCGTGAGCTTCCCTACTGCCTGCTGGCGCCTGCTCTGGTCGCCCCCCGCGGATGGGGCGACAAACATGGCCATCGATGTGGCGATCGTGGAGGCGGTGGCGGAGGGCGAGGCGCCGCCCACCCTGCGGTTCTATCGCTGGGATCCGCCCTGCCTGAGCCTGGGGCGTCGCCAGCCGGTCGATGAAGTGGATCTCACCCGCTGCCGGATGGATGGCGTGGAGGTGGTCCGGCGGCCCACCGGCGGACGGGCGATCCTTCACGCGGGGGAGCTGACCTATAGCCTCGTCTTCCCCGAGACGGACCCCCGCGCGGCGGGCGGGGTGCTGGAGACGTTCCGCCGGTTCGCGGAGGCTTTCGTTCAGGCCCTGCGCGATCTGGGGATCTCGGGGGTCGCCTTAGCTCCCCGCCTCGATCCGGCCGCCCGGGGGGATGGCTTTGTCTGTTTTGAGACGCCGACGGATTACGAGGTAACGATCGGCGGGCGGAAGATCATGGGAAGCGCCCAGTGGCGTCACCGCGGCGTGGTCCTTCAGCACGGCTCGCTTCCTCTGGAAGGGGATCCCGGCGCGATCGCGGCCTATCTCAGGAACGGGCCGGACCCCGAGCGGCTTCGACGCCGGGCCATCACCCTTCGGGAGGCCGCCGGCCGTCCCGTGACCTTCGAAGAGGCGGCCGCGGCGATCGTGGCGGCGTTCCGGCGCCTCCTCGCCATCGAGGCGCAGCCCGGGGCTCTGACCCCCGAGGAGCGACGCCGGATCCCGGAATGGCGGGAGCGCCTCAGCGTTCTCCGGCAGGCGGGGGTCCGGTCCGCTGAACTCTTTTGA
- a CDS encoding sulfurtransferase TusA family protein, which produces MEVKADLTLDLKGLLCPMPVVKINQAIKNVPIGGIIEAYATDPGVMADIPAWCRSTGNELVTMEKQDKVIRFVVRRLK; this is translated from the coding sequence ATGGAGGTGAAAGCTGACCTCACCCTGGACCTCAAAGGTTTGCTGTGCCCGATGCCGGTGGTGAAGATCAACCAGGCCATCAAGAATGTTCCCATCGGAGGGATCATCGAGGCCTACGCGACGGATCCGGGGGTGATGGCCGACATCCCGGCGTGGTGCCGGAGCACGGGCAACGAACTGGTGACCATGGAGAAGCAGGACAAGGTCATTCGCTTCGTGGTGCGGAGGCTGAAATGA
- a CDS encoding BMP family ABC transporter substrate-binding protein, translating into MSKKTQSLLLIPVVLSLLLAACAQPAGPAPTQPAKKAFRVGLVTDVGKIDDKSFNQGTWEGVQKAVKELGAEAKYIETQDPNDYMKNIAQFADAGFDVIVTVGFALGEATREAAKKYPNVKFIGVDQFQETPIPNVAGLIFEEDKAGFMAGALAAMMSKTGKIGAVLGTDAVPPVWRFGEGYRAGAKYARPNVEVLVVYHNDVGLDKTFTDPEWGKSTALSLVDKGVDVIFGGGGKTGNGALIGCAETKKCLAIGVDVDQYYTVPEAKSVLLTSAMKDLTEGTFNLIKAAYEGKWQGGNVIGPVRLAPFHDLESQVPQEVRQKLAEIEKGLKDGTIKTNVPPAKPQ; encoded by the coding sequence ATGTCAAAAAAAACACAGAGCCTGTTGCTGATCCCGGTTGTCCTCTCTTTGTTGCTGGCTGCCTGCGCGCAGCCGGCCGGACCAGCTCCCACCCAACCGGCCAAGAAAGCTTTCCGGGTCGGCCTGGTGACGGATGTCGGGAAGATCGATGACAAATCCTTCAACCAGGGCACCTGGGAAGGTGTCCAGAAAGCGGTGAAGGAGCTGGGCGCGGAGGCGAAATATATCGAGACCCAGGATCCCAACGACTATATGAAGAATATCGCCCAGTTCGCCGACGCCGGCTTTGATGTGATCGTCACTGTCGGGTTCGCCCTCGGAGAGGCCACCCGCGAGGCAGCCAAGAAGTATCCCAACGTCAAATTCATCGGCGTGGATCAGTTCCAGGAGACTCCCATTCCGAATGTGGCCGGGTTGATCTTCGAGGAAGATAAGGCCGGTTTCATGGCCGGGGCCCTGGCCGCCATGATGAGCAAGACAGGCAAGATCGGCGCCGTGCTGGGCACGGACGCCGTGCCGCCCGTCTGGCGGTTCGGCGAGGGTTACCGAGCTGGTGCCAAGTATGCCCGCCCGAACGTCGAGGTGCTGGTGGTCTATCACAACGACGTGGGGCTGGACAAGACCTTCACCGACCCCGAATGGGGGAAGTCCACCGCCCTCTCCCTGGTGGATAAGGGCGTGGATGTGATCTTCGGGGGGGGCGGCAAGACCGGAAATGGCGCCCTGATCGGCTGCGCGGAGACCAAGAAGTGTCTGGCCATCGGCGTGGACGTCGATCAGTATTACACGGTCCCCGAAGCCAAGAGCGTCCTGCTCACCAGCGCGATGAAGGATCTCACCGAGGGGACCTTCAATCTGATCAAGGCGGCTTACGAAGGGAAGTGGCAGGGCGGAAACGTCATCGGGCCAGTCCGCCTGGCGCCCTTCCATGATCTCGAGAGCCAGGTGCCCCAGGAGGTCCGCCAGAAGCTGGCGGAGATTGAGAAAGGGCTGAAGGACGGCACAATCAAGACCAACGTTCCGCCGGCGAAGCCGCAGTGA
- a CDS encoding DUF1028 domain-containing protein: MRACATFSIVAFDPARQEWGVAVASKFLAAGAVVPWARAGAGAVATQSYANTRFGPEGLARMAQGLSAEETLAALLAEDPEREKRQVGLVDRQGRAAAFTGSECLPWAGHRIGEGFCCQGNLLVDERTLEAMAEAFVNASGELADRLVAALLAGDRAGGDRRGRQSAAILVVREGGGYGGFNDRYMDLRVDDDPDPVVKLRDLVELHHLYFGTPRPEDLLPIDEALAREIQRLLRHTGHYSGEITGVYDEATRRALETLFGIENLEERWQPGDRIDRVAWEFLRRRFGMG, from the coding sequence ATGCGCGCTTGCGCGACCTTCTCCATCGTCGCCTTCGATCCTGCCCGCCAGGAGTGGGGCGTGGCCGTGGCTTCCAAGTTCCTGGCGGCCGGAGCGGTGGTGCCCTGGGCCCGGGCCGGCGCTGGGGCCGTCGCCACACAGTCCTACGCCAACACCCGCTTTGGGCCAGAGGGGCTCGCGCGGATGGCCCAGGGGCTCTCCGCCGAGGAGACGCTGGCCGCCCTCCTGGCGGAAGATCCCGAGCGGGAGAAGCGTCAGGTGGGCCTGGTGGACCGTCAGGGGCGTGCCGCGGCCTTCACCGGCTCCGAGTGCCTGCCATGGGCTGGCCATCGGATCGGCGAGGGGTTCTGCTGTCAGGGGAACCTGCTGGTGGATGAACGCACCCTGGAGGCGATGGCCGAGGCCTTCGTGAACGCTTCCGGGGAGCTCGCCGATCGCCTGGTGGCCGCCCTGCTGGCCGGAGACCGCGCCGGCGGCGACCGGCGCGGCCGCCAGTCCGCCGCCATCCTGGTGGTCCGCGAGGGGGGCGGCTACGGCGGCTTCAACGATCGCTACATGGATCTGCGCGTCGATGATGACCCGGACCCGGTGGTGAAGCTGAGGGATCTGGTGGAGCTGCATCATCTCTATTTCGGGACCCCTCGGCCGGAAGACCTCCTCCCTATCGACGAGGCCCTGGCCCGGGAGATCCAGCGTTTGCTGCGACACACCGGCCACTATTCCGGCGAGATCACAGGGGTTTACGATGAAGCCACACGGCGCGCCCTGGAAACCCTGTTCGGGATCGAGAACCTGGAGGAACGCTGGCAGCCGGGGGATCGCATCGATCGGGTGGCCTGGGAATTCCTCCGCCGCCGGTTCGGCATGGGATAA
- the amrB gene encoding AmmeMemoRadiSam system protein B has translation MTRGKMEIREPAVAGAFYPADPEALAEMVDRLLAEAPRYDPEPAALIVPHAGYIYSGHVAAWGFKQLAGRSYDAVVVLGTNHVEPFFHEISVWARGAWRTPLGEIPIDEELAHALLAAGPPLRFVPEVHLEEHSIEVELPFLQRLFPDLRFVPVMIGEPSLENIEALAEALARALAGRRAIVIASSDLSHYPRDEHARQVDLNAIGAILSLDDDLLRHTIAEWMARRIPGLATLMCGEGPVRTAMAYARRTGAVHASLLKYANSSDVPYRRKDHVVGYAAIRFARAPDPPLGEEDRQTLLEIAREAVAHAV, from the coding sequence ATGACGCGCGGGAAGATGGAGATCCGGGAACCCGCGGTGGCGGGAGCCTTCTATCCGGCGGATCCAGAGGCGCTGGCCGAGATGGTGGATCGCCTGCTCGCGGAGGCTCCGCGCTACGACCCGGAGCCCGCGGCCCTGATCGTCCCCCACGCCGGCTACATTTACTCGGGCCATGTGGCCGCGTGGGGATTCAAACAGCTCGCGGGCCGATCCTACGATGCGGTGGTGGTTCTGGGCACCAATCACGTGGAGCCCTTTTTCCACGAGATCTCCGTCTGGGCCCGGGGGGCGTGGCGGACCCCTCTGGGGGAGATCCCCATCGATGAGGAGCTGGCCCATGCCCTGCTGGCCGCCGGCCCGCCCCTCCGTTTCGTCCCCGAGGTGCACCTTGAGGAGCATTCGATCGAGGTCGAGCTCCCCTTCCTCCAGCGCCTGTTCCCGGACCTCCGCTTCGTCCCGGTGATGATCGGGGAGCCTTCTCTGGAGAACATCGAAGCCCTGGCGGAGGCCCTGGCCCGGGCCCTCGCGGGGCGTCGCGCGATCGTCATCGCCAGCAGCGATCTCTCCCACTACCCGCGGGATGAGCACGCCCGCCAGGTGGATCTCAACGCCATCGGCGCCATCCTCTCCCTAGACGACGATCTGCTCCGTCACACCATTGCGGAATGGATGGCCCGCCGGATCCCCGGGCTGGCGACGCTGATGTGCGGCGAGGGGCCCGTGCGCACCGCCATGGCCTACGCCCGGCGCACCGGCGCGGTCCACGCCAGCCTGCTGAAATACGCCAACTCCAGCGATGTCCCCTACAGGCGGAAGGATCACGTGGTGGGCTACGCGGCCATCCGCTTCGCCCGCGCGCCGGATCCCCCGCTGGGGGAAGAGGATCGACAGACGCTTCTGGAGATCGCGCGGGAGGCGGTGGCCCATGCCGTGC
- a CDS encoding DsrE/DsrF/DrsH-like family protein: MALEQVAEAAAMHSEREVPNRLSMVVFSGDMDRLMAAFIIATGAAASGMDVTMFFTFWGLQAIKKQTPTGRSLFGRMLGVFLKDINGVGPSKMNFGGLGRWMFKKMMKAHNVTSLPELRQLAAELGVRMLACQMSMEVMEIRREDLIDEVQDVVGVATFLEEASRSKITLFI, translated from the coding sequence ATGGCTCTGGAACAGGTCGCAGAGGCGGCCGCGATGCATTCGGAGCGGGAGGTTCCGAATCGGCTTTCCATGGTCGTGTTCAGCGGCGACATGGATCGCTTGATGGCCGCGTTCATCATCGCCACGGGCGCGGCGGCCTCCGGAATGGACGTCACGATGTTCTTTACCTTCTGGGGTCTGCAGGCCATCAAGAAACAGACCCCCACGGGGCGCAGCCTGTTCGGCCGGATGCTGGGCGTTTTCCTGAAAGACATCAACGGGGTGGGGCCCAGCAAGATGAACTTCGGGGGCCTGGGCCGATGGATGTTCAAGAAGATGATGAAAGCGCACAACGTGACGTCGTTGCCGGAGCTGCGCCAGCTGGCCGCCGAGCTCGGGGTCCGCATGCTGGCCTGCCAGATGAGCATGGAGGTGATGGAGATCCGTCGGGAGGATCTGATCGACGAGGTCCAGGATGTGGTGGGCGTAGCTACATTCCTAGAGGAGGCTTCGCGTTCGAAGATCACGCTGTTCATCTGA
- a CDS encoding metalloregulator ArsR/SmtB family transcription factor — protein MERPTRQEIHQLHAEICAGLADPTRILILYELADGPQTGTALARALGLPQSTVARHLRVLASKGLVIPTRRGGMVEYALADHRVIQALDLMRAVLMDRIHLYQRMAG, from the coding sequence ATGGAGCGACCGACGCGACAGGAGATCCACCAGCTTCATGCCGAGATCTGTGCCGGGCTGGCGGACCCCACGCGGATCCTGATCCTCTACGAACTGGCAGACGGACCTCAAACCGGAACGGCGCTGGCCCGGGCACTGGGCCTTCCCCAGTCCACGGTGGCCCGTCACCTCCGGGTGCTGGCCTCCAAAGGTCTGGTGATCCCCACCCGCCGGGGCGGGATGGTGGAATACGCCCTGGCGGATCACCGGGTGATCCAGGCGCTGGATCTGATGCGGGCGGTCCTGATGGATCGAATCCATCTTTACCAGCGCATGGCTGGCTAA
- a CDS encoding type II toxin-antitoxin system HicB family antitoxin has translation MFSALVEAAMERARYRQLEDGTYYGEIEVYPEVYATGRTLEECRQELEEILIEWLQDRLSRP, from the coding sequence ATGTTTTCTGCGCTGGTTGAAGCAGCCATGGAGAGGGCGCGTTACCGCCAGCTGGAAGATGGCACTTACTATGGGGAGATCGAGGTTTACCCGGAGGTCTACGCCACGGGGCGGACCCTCGAAGAGTGCCGTCAGGAGCTGGAGGAGATCCTCATCGAATGGTTGCAGGATCGCCTGTCCCGACCGTGA
- a CDS encoding (Fe-S)-binding protein has translation MSERVQRALAVFERSLDRRLLTALEVCARCGICAESCHVFAAEPDFRHAPAAKAEAVRRFYRRLHDPIGRWFPWWVGAKDLTEADLEELAEIAFGACTLCRRCTMNCPMGVDTALIMRAARAMLTAAGKAPEMLMQLADAAIAREENLEFFREFYIDQIRDLERELQEQTGDPDARIPVEKAGAEILYVALSGAHTILPAAILFHAVGANWTLSMFEAANYGYFLADIQRARAIAQRIVNEARRLGVKEIILAECGHAYTVLRWEAPNWFEDFPFRVRSIIEAAAEWIQQGRLPLDPSANPEPVTYHDSCNLGRNGGLLEEPRIILRAVVQDFREMTPNRAENFCCGGGAGLVAVPEWYEKRMRAGRRKVEQIRQTGARVVVASCDNCRLQLGDLSEYYGLGVRVSGLMDLVVNAYLAAHRRHVPAPVAPVRVPAGEPF, from the coding sequence ATGAGCGAGCGTGTGCAGCGAGCGTTGGCCGTTTTTGAGCGGTCCTTGGACCGGCGGCTGCTGACCGCTCTGGAGGTCTGCGCGCGCTGTGGGATCTGCGCGGAATCGTGCCACGTGTTCGCTGCCGAGCCCGATTTTCGCCACGCCCCCGCGGCCAAGGCCGAGGCGGTCCGTCGCTTCTACCGGCGTCTTCATGACCCCATCGGCCGTTGGTTCCCATGGTGGGTGGGGGCGAAGGATCTGACTGAGGCCGATCTGGAGGAACTGGCAGAGATCGCCTTCGGCGCATGCACCCTCTGCCGGCGCTGCACAATGAACTGCCCGATGGGGGTGGATACGGCGCTCATCATGCGGGCAGCTCGTGCCATGCTGACGGCCGCCGGAAAGGCCCCCGAGATGCTCATGCAGCTCGCCGACGCGGCGATCGCCCGGGAGGAGAACCTGGAGTTCTTCCGGGAGTTCTATATCGATCAGATCCGCGATCTGGAACGGGAGCTGCAGGAGCAAACCGGCGATCCGGATGCCCGCATCCCGGTGGAGAAGGCAGGGGCGGAGATCCTGTATGTCGCCCTCTCCGGTGCCCATACCATCCTGCCGGCGGCGATCCTCTTCCACGCGGTCGGGGCGAACTGGACCCTGAGCATGTTCGAGGCGGCCAATTATGGATACTTCCTGGCCGATATCCAGCGCGCCCGGGCGATCGCTCAGCGAATTGTGAATGAAGCGCGACGGCTGGGCGTGAAGGAGATCATCCTGGCCGAGTGCGGCCACGCGTATACGGTTCTGCGCTGGGAGGCGCCGAACTGGTTCGAGGATTTCCCCTTCCGCGTCCGCAGCATCATCGAGGCGGCAGCGGAGTGGATCCAGCAGGGCCGCCTGCCGCTGGATCCATCGGCGAACCCGGAGCCGGTCACGTATCACGATTCCTGTAACCTGGGTCGGAACGGCGGCCTGTTGGAGGAGCCCCGGATCATCCTGCGGGCGGTCGTTCAGGATTTCCGGGAGATGACCCCCAACCGGGCGGAGAACTTCTGTTGCGGCGGCGGGGCCGGCCTGGTGGCGGTTCCCGAGTGGTATGAGAAGCGCATGCGGGCCGGGCGCCGCAAGGTGGAGCAGATCCGCCAGACGGGCGCCCGGGTTGTGGTGGCTTCATGCGATAACTGCCGTCTGCAGCTGGGGGATCTGAGTGAGTATTACGGCCTGGGCGTGCGGGTGAGCGGTCTGATGGATCTGGTGGTAAACGCCTATCTGGCGGCCCACAGGAGGCACGTGCCCGCTCCCGTTGCGCCTGTGCGGGTTCCTGCTGGGGAGCCGTTCTGA
- a CDS encoding DUF503 domain-containing protein, translating to MVVGTCMVDLHLPGALSLKDKRSVMKSLIAHLRQAFNVAAAEIDHQDFPQSARLGLATISTDAGHTHAILESAVRWIETNRPDVMVVDWEIAIM from the coding sequence ATGGTCGTCGGCACGTGCATGGTGGATCTGCATCTGCCGGGCGCGCTGTCCCTGAAGGACAAGCGCAGCGTGATGAAGTCCCTGATCGCCCATCTGCGTCAGGCCTTCAACGTGGCGGCCGCTGAGATCGACCATCAGGACTTCCCCCAGTCGGCTCGCCTGGGCCTGGCGACGATCTCCACGGATGCCGGGCACACCCACGCGATCCTGGAAAGCGCGGTCCGCTGGATCGAAACCAATCGGCCGGATGTGATGGTGGTGGATTGGGAGATCGCGATCATGTAA